Proteins encoded by one window of Arachis hypogaea cultivar Tifrunner chromosome 1, arahy.Tifrunner.gnm2.J5K5, whole genome shotgun sequence:
- the LOC112765750 gene encoding uncharacterized protein isoform X4, with amino-acid sequence MKVTVMIRRLKKVVLSQLPVNFGGGKTVKAKIKSVKSKDEGESLKFTHKNLIDKICTDSADAKIPAVLEYLGTFIEGKKVGCIRIDGGRPAASRQQLVTDFREEDSIKPSINAGGVGLTLTAASSYICRTILDSWLPISGRRSCS; translated from the exons ATGAAGGTGACAGTGATGATACGAAGGCTTAAAAAAGTTGTTCTTTCTCAACTTCCTGTAAATT TTGGAGGTGGTAAAACCGTAAAAGCCAAAATTAAGTCTGTCAAATCAAAAGATGAGGGTGAATCTCTTAAGTTTACTCATAAGAATCTGATTGACAAG ATATGTACTGATTCTGCAGATGCCAAGATTCCTGCTGTTCTTGAATATCTTGGAACTTTCATTGAG GGGAAAAAAGTGGGTTGCATCCGGATTGATGGAGGTAGACCTGCTGCATCAAGGCAACAATTGGTTACAGATTTCCGGGAAGAGGACTCTATCAAG CCATCCATTAATGCTGGAGGAGTTGGATTAACTTTAACTGCTGCAAGCAGTTATATTTGCAGAACTATCTTGGACTCCTGGTTACCTATTTCAGGCCGAAGATCGTGCTCATAG
- the LOC112765750 gene encoding uncharacterized protein isoform X3, whose protein sequence is MKVTVMIRRLKKVVLSQLPVNFGGGKTVKAKIKSVKSKDEGESLKFTHKNLIDKICTDSADAKIPAVLEYLGTFIEGKKVGCIRIDGGRPAASRQQLVTDFREEDSIKVAVPSINAGGVGLTLTAASSYICRTILDSWLPISGRRSCS, encoded by the exons ATGAAGGTGACAGTGATGATACGAAGGCTTAAAAAAGTTGTTCTTTCTCAACTTCCTGTAAATT TTGGAGGTGGTAAAACCGTAAAAGCCAAAATTAAGTCTGTCAAATCAAAAGATGAGGGTGAATCTCTTAAGTTTACTCATAAGAATCTGATTGACAAG ATATGTACTGATTCTGCAGATGCCAAGATTCCTGCTGTTCTTGAATATCTTGGAACTTTCATTGAG GGGAAAAAAGTGGGTTGCATCCGGATTGATGGAGGTAGACCTGCTGCATCAAGGCAACAATTGGTTACAGATTTCCGGGAAGAGGACTCTATCAAGGTAGCTGTG CCATCCATTAATGCTGGAGGAGTTGGATTAACTTTAACTGCTGCAAGCAGTTATATTTGCAGAACTATCTTGGACTCCTGGTTACCTATTTCAGGCCGAAGATCGTGCTCATAG
- the LOC112765750 gene encoding uncharacterized protein isoform X1 encodes MKVTVMIRRLKKVVLSQLPVNFGGGKTVKAKIKSVKSKDEGESLKFTHKNLIDKICTDSADAKIPAVLEYLGTFIEAGFKFLIFAHHQPMIDAIHECLLGKKVGCIRIDGGRPAASRQQLVTDFREEDSIKVAVPSINAGGVGLTLTAASSYICRTILDSWLPISGRRSCS; translated from the exons ATGAAGGTGACAGTGATGATACGAAGGCTTAAAAAAGTTGTTCTTTCTCAACTTCCTGTAAATT TTGGAGGTGGTAAAACCGTAAAAGCCAAAATTAAGTCTGTCAAATCAAAAGATGAGGGTGAATCTCTTAAGTTTACTCATAAGAATCTGATTGACAAG ATATGTACTGATTCTGCAGATGCCAAGATTCCTGCTGTTCTTGAATATCTTGGAACTTTCATTGAG GCAGGTTTTAAGTTTCTTATATTTGCGCACCATCAGCCAATGATAGATGCGATACATGAGTGCCTTCTT GGGAAAAAAGTGGGTTGCATCCGGATTGATGGAGGTAGACCTGCTGCATCAAGGCAACAATTGGTTACAGATTTCCGGGAAGAGGACTCTATCAAGGTAGCTGTG CCATCCATTAATGCTGGAGGAGTTGGATTAACTTTAACTGCTGCAAGCAGTTATATTTGCAGAACTATCTTGGACTCCTGGTTACCTATTTCAGGCCGAAGATCGTGCTCATAG
- the LOC112765750 gene encoding uncharacterized protein isoform X2, whose product MKVTVMIRRLKKVVLSQLPVNFGGGKTVKAKIKSVKSKDEGESLKFTHKNLIDKICTDSADAKIPAVLEYLGTFIEAGFKFLIFAHHQPMIDAIHECLLGKKVGCIRIDGGRPAASRQQLVTDFREEDSIKPSINAGGVGLTLTAASSYICRTILDSWLPISGRRSCS is encoded by the exons ATGAAGGTGACAGTGATGATACGAAGGCTTAAAAAAGTTGTTCTTTCTCAACTTCCTGTAAATT TTGGAGGTGGTAAAACCGTAAAAGCCAAAATTAAGTCTGTCAAATCAAAAGATGAGGGTGAATCTCTTAAGTTTACTCATAAGAATCTGATTGACAAG ATATGTACTGATTCTGCAGATGCCAAGATTCCTGCTGTTCTTGAATATCTTGGAACTTTCATTGAG GCAGGTTTTAAGTTTCTTATATTTGCGCACCATCAGCCAATGATAGATGCGATACATGAGTGCCTTCTT GGGAAAAAAGTGGGTTGCATCCGGATTGATGGAGGTAGACCTGCTGCATCAAGGCAACAATTGGTTACAGATTTCCGGGAAGAGGACTCTATCAAG CCATCCATTAATGCTGGAGGAGTTGGATTAACTTTAACTGCTGCAAGCAGTTATATTTGCAGAACTATCTTGGACTCCTGGTTACCTATTTCAGGCCGAAGATCGTGCTCATAG
- the LOC112706528 gene encoding uncharacterized protein: MRNLEIQMGQLAQRMEKSTNFFSSDTIPNPQEECKAIYLRNGKVVREEKEETKESSDKQGKEATEDIIQQEEHVTPTILFVDRKYEEALFQYELALQVALNMSSSVEVRLICHANRAACYQKLGKYDSTVKECTQALELNPAYIIKALARRGEAHDKLEHFEEAIADMKRILEIDPSNDQARKGICRLEPLAAEKREKMKEEMMDKFFVVFIFVF; encoded by the exons ATGAGAAATTTGGAGATACAAATGGGCCAACTTGCTCAAAGAATGGAAAAATCCACAAATTTTTTTTCCAGTGATACAATCCCAAACCCAcaggaagaatgcaaggctatTTATTTGAGAAATGGAAAGGTAGtaagagaagagaaggaagaaaCCAAGGAGTCCAGTGACAAACAAGGGAAAGAAGCAACAGAGGACATCATTCAGCAAGAGGAGCATGTGACTCCCACCATACTTTTTGTAGATAGAAAGTATGAGGAGGCATTATTCCAGTATGAACTTGCCCTACAAGTTGCACTTAACATGTCTTCATCGGTGGAAGTACGTTTGATCTGCCATGCAAATCGTGCTGCATGCTATCAGAAACTG GGAAAATATGACAGCACAGTTAAAGAATGCACACAAGCATTAGAACTGAACCCTGCATACATTATTAAAGCATTGGCAAGAAGAGGAGAAGCCCATGACAAGCTTGAGCATTTTGAAGAGGCCATTGCTG ATATGAAAAGGATCTTAGAAATTGATCCGTCAAATGATCAAGCCAGGAAGGGTATTTGCCGACTTGAGCCGCTTGCTGCAGAAAAGCGGGAAAAGATGAAGGAAGAAATGATGGACAAGTTTTTTGTTGTCTTTATCTTTGTTTTCTAA
- the LOC140184005 gene encoding protein MICRORCHIDIA 6-like, translating to MTWEYWDCHCQLLGYQKKRPKSQVPIDTLPPKPPGFEIPVALNKSTYPHSTFEQVSPTKRKERHGSMDLHKMKKQTRKQDFSTSVGWNDENIQGCIRMLITTACSEDQEEDQGAIHLIQVNTELRAR from the exons ATGACGTGGGAATACTG GGATTGTCATTGTCAACTACTTGGGTATCAGAAAAAGAGGCCTAAGTCTCAGGTCCCCATTGATACTTTGCCGCCAAAACCACCTGGCTTTGAAATACCGGTGGCATTGAACAAAAGTACCTATCCACATAGCACGTTTGAGCAAG TATCTCCTACTAAGAGGAAAGAGAGACATGGATCTATGGACCTTCATAAGATGAAAAAGCAAACAAGGAAACAGGATTTCTCAACAAGTGTTGGTTGGAATGATGAGAATATACAGGGCTGCATTAGAATGTTGATT ACTACTGCATGTTCTGAAGACCAGGAGGAAGACCAAGGCGCTATACACTTGATACAAGTGAACACAGAACTCCGTGcaag GTGA